The following are from one region of the Rhodopirellula sp. P2 genome:
- a CDS encoding aminotransferase class IV produces the protein MPIDDLGFRQGVTAVERLRTYSGVVFCPELHLERLAETLRLIKIAGGPSTERLRELIAECLRHNAGLVQQMDVGMTIWVTGGSPPSGPTWAVHLNPIDHRAVVDRQRHGQPVVITDVVQPPHESWPRQAKVRNRLHYYLADMQAKQQNPAATGLLLDADGSVTESNVANVAIVKDGQLVFPPQKSVLKGVTMHFLRQQVAGLGITCREAPLMPWDLNQADEVLLLGTDTGVWFASTVNYGGAVFQRGCVCSQLQACFPTPSSGKGQPG, from the coding sequence TTGCCCATCGACGATCTCGGCTTTCGTCAGGGAGTGACGGCGGTTGAACGATTGCGGACTTATAGCGGAGTGGTTTTCTGTCCTGAGTTGCATCTGGAACGTCTGGCCGAGACGCTCCGTCTGATCAAGATCGCAGGGGGACCGTCCACGGAACGACTCCGGGAACTGATCGCGGAATGTCTGCGGCACAATGCAGGCCTGGTTCAGCAGATGGATGTGGGAATGACCATCTGGGTGACCGGTGGATCTCCCCCGTCGGGACCCACTTGGGCGGTCCATCTCAATCCGATCGATCACCGTGCGGTCGTGGATCGCCAACGTCATGGCCAGCCCGTGGTCATCACGGATGTGGTTCAGCCGCCCCACGAGTCCTGGCCTCGGCAGGCAAAAGTACGGAATCGTCTGCACTACTACTTGGCTGACATGCAAGCAAAGCAGCAGAATCCGGCGGCAACTGGGCTGCTGTTGGACGCCGATGGCAGTGTGACTGAGTCGAATGTGGCGAATGTAGCGATTGTGAAAGACGGACAGTTGGTCTTCCCACCACAAAAATCTGTGCTCAAAGGGGTGACAATGCATTTTCTCCGGCAGCAGGTGGCTGGGCTAGGGATCACCTGCAGGGAGGCTCCTTTGATGCCTTGGGACCTCAACCAGGCGGACGAAGTGCTCCTGCTGGGGACCGATACCGGCGTCTGGTTTGCCAGTACTGTCAATTACGGGGGGGCTGTCTTTCAAAGAGGGTGTGTGTGTTCGCAATTGCAGGCCTGCTTTCCAACCCCCTCGAGCGGTAAGGGGCAGCCTGGCTGA
- a CDS encoding serine/threonine-protein kinase → MSDLVGCRVGDYQVLRRLGSGGMADVYAAKHLKLRRDAALKVLRRTPQTSQEDLRRFEREAQAAASLNHPSIVQVYEIGDHQGTHFIAQELIDGSNLKQCLQQSGQFTAKEGIEILRCVTEALVVAHSAGVTHRDIKPENIMRSGEGAIKVTDFGLARVLSNTDASAVDLTRAGLTLGTPRYMSPEQIQGHKVDGRSDLYSLGVTLYHLLAGQPPFDAEEPLALAVKHLHEMPQPLDHTRGSADLPPWLVATIMRLLRKTPDERFASAMELLDVIRANVAPSESSLKAIPAGNGSGSTSSLESGRSSAAVNYLGSTSATIQLQRVTDAIADDRRHDFIRWVGVIGLALLAALAGWGISNLTKAPSVAQSIGAPLVARASTIQDQYWQAISLDSVPAWKAVAEYFPKDDIDSKEEIYHLKAALQLTRLLMDENRWREASDTLASVEQSGNTSRLYRALALVMRYQIQMEIGARREANLTKTNLRNLVDELKNDQSAALETFRALVPLSERLELGLDEPAVIDGPSPRRPV, encoded by the coding sequence GTGAGCGATTTAGTTGGCTGTCGCGTGGGTGACTACCAAGTCTTGCGCCGCTTGGGCAGCGGAGGCATGGCGGATGTGTATGCAGCCAAGCATTTGAAATTGCGCCGCGATGCGGCCTTGAAAGTGCTGCGTCGCACACCCCAAACGAGTCAAGAAGACCTGAGACGCTTTGAACGCGAGGCACAAGCCGCGGCTTCTTTGAATCACCCCAGCATCGTGCAGGTCTATGAGATCGGCGATCACCAAGGCACGCACTTCATCGCTCAAGAACTGATCGATGGCTCCAACCTGAAACAGTGCTTGCAACAATCCGGTCAGTTCACAGCGAAAGAAGGGATTGAGATTCTCCGCTGCGTGACGGAAGCCCTGGTGGTGGCTCACTCGGCTGGAGTCACCCATCGCGATATCAAACCCGAAAACATCATGCGATCGGGCGAAGGTGCGATCAAAGTCACTGACTTTGGATTGGCCCGCGTGTTGTCCAACACAGATGCCAGCGCGGTGGATCTGACCCGGGCTGGATTGACACTCGGGACACCTCGCTACATGAGCCCCGAACAAATCCAAGGGCACAAAGTCGACGGCAGAAGCGATCTGTATTCGCTCGGCGTGACGTTGTATCACCTGTTGGCCGGGCAACCACCATTTGATGCCGAAGAACCGCTGGCGCTCGCCGTCAAGCATCTCCATGAGATGCCTCAACCGCTTGATCACACTCGTGGCTCCGCTGACCTTCCACCGTGGTTGGTCGCGACGATCATGCGTTTGCTTCGCAAAACCCCGGACGAACGCTTTGCCTCCGCGATGGAATTGTTGGACGTGATTCGGGCCAACGTGGCACCGTCCGAATCCAGTCTCAAGGCGATCCCCGCAGGCAACGGTTCCGGGTCCACCTCATCCCTGGAATCCGGGCGCTCCTCCGCGGCGGTCAACTACCTCGGATCCACCTCCGCCACCATTCAACTGCAACGTGTCACCGACGCGATTGCCGATGACCGACGCCACGATTTCATCCGCTGGGTCGGCGTGATCGGATTGGCACTCCTCGCCGCGCTGGCCGGATGGGGAATCTCCAATCTCACCAAGGCTCCCTCGGTCGCTCAATCCATTGGGGCCCCCTTGGTCGCCCGTGCGTCCACCATCCAGGACCAGTACTGGCAAGCGATATCACTGGACAGTGTGCCCGCTTGGAAGGCGGTGGCAGAGTACTTCCCCAAGGATGACATTGATTCCAAAGAAGAAATCTATCACCTCAAAGCAGCACTTCAGCTGACTCGCCTGCTGATGGACGAGAACCGTTGGCGGGAAGCTTCCGACACACTTGCGAGCGTCGAACAATCGGGCAACACGTCCCGCCTGTACCGTGCCCTGGCATTGGTCATGCGATATCAAATCCAAATGGAAATTGGCGCGCGACGCGAAGCCAATCTGACCAAAACCAACCTTCGCAATCTGGTCGACGAATTGAAGAACGATCAATCCGCAGCACTGGAAACCTTCCGGGCGCTCGTCCCATTGTCCGAGCGTTTGGAATTGGGGCTCGATGAACCCGCCGTGATCGACGGCCCCAGCCCTCGTCGCCCCGTCTAA
- the argS gene encoding arginine--tRNA ligase has product MHLPNVLQARFVQALESLTDSPGDFAGMIRAAADPKFGDYQSNAAMPLAKQVGKSSRDVAAELVQNLNVTDLFEEPEVAGPGFINLRLKDSVLFDSIQQMLLDERVGVSKTSAPKKVVVDFSSPNVAKPMHVGHIRSTVIGDCLARTLRFYGEEVITDNHLGDWGTQFGIIIYGYRHFGDPEKVAANPVPELSSLYRLTNQLIEYQKAKRSLVTIADKLSAAKQDAADAKLAADQAESDESLKPKDKKKLRKNADAASRRIASTEAEMKSLQDKVAAVDNDPALSKLAAEHSEVDAAVLRETAKLHEGDAENLALWKEFLPHCQDEINRIYDRLNVQFDHTLGESFYHDRLAGVVEELTKLGLTTKSDGAICVFLEGFDSPMIIQKRDGAFLYATTDLATLQYRRDEFQPDEILYVVDSRQGEHFRKFFAMAEPLGMEGVQLVHVNFGTVLGPDGRPMKTRSGSLIGLESLLNDAVNRAKEVVCNPDRLATMDPPMGGEEQQQIAEIVGIGAIKYADLSHHRTSDYKFDVDKMVALEGNTATYVQYSYARTQSILRRASDGQALPAFEQTIEEASATQTMNFTHPHERSLALMLMRFEEAVELVRLNYAPNALCDYLFETAKTYSSFNESCRVLGNDDPAVMQTRLALVVLTGRVLKKGLSLLGIDVAERM; this is encoded by the coding sequence ATGCATCTACCCAATGTTCTTCAGGCTCGTTTTGTCCAAGCCCTCGAGTCGTTGACGGACTCCCCGGGCGATTTCGCAGGCATGATACGCGCCGCTGCGGATCCCAAGTTTGGCGACTACCAATCCAATGCCGCGATGCCCTTGGCCAAACAGGTGGGCAAATCGTCTCGAGACGTTGCTGCGGAATTGGTCCAAAATCTCAATGTGACGGACCTCTTTGAAGAACCCGAGGTCGCCGGACCTGGATTCATCAACCTGCGTTTGAAGGACTCGGTCCTGTTTGATTCGATTCAACAGATGTTGTTGGACGAACGAGTGGGCGTGTCGAAAACCTCAGCCCCCAAGAAAGTCGTCGTTGACTTCTCCTCGCCCAACGTGGCGAAACCCATGCATGTGGGGCACATTCGCAGCACCGTGATCGGGGATTGCTTGGCCCGAACGCTGCGTTTTTATGGTGAAGAGGTCATCACCGACAACCATTTGGGGGATTGGGGCACTCAGTTTGGCATCATCATTTATGGTTACCGTCACTTCGGTGATCCCGAAAAAGTAGCGGCCAACCCCGTGCCGGAACTGTCCTCGCTCTATCGCCTTACCAATCAACTGATTGAATATCAAAAGGCCAAGCGATCTTTGGTGACGATCGCGGACAAGTTGAGCGCCGCGAAGCAGGATGCTGCGGACGCGAAATTGGCCGCGGATCAGGCTGAGTCCGATGAAAGTCTGAAGCCCAAAGACAAGAAGAAGTTGCGGAAAAACGCAGACGCCGCGAGTCGGCGAATTGCCTCCACGGAAGCGGAAATGAAGTCGTTGCAGGACAAAGTTGCTGCGGTCGACAACGACCCTGCCTTGTCCAAGTTGGCGGCGGAGCACTCCGAGGTGGATGCGGCTGTCCTTCGAGAAACGGCCAAACTGCATGAAGGCGACGCCGAAAACTTGGCGTTGTGGAAGGAGTTCTTGCCGCACTGCCAAGACGAGATCAACCGCATCTACGACCGGTTGAATGTTCAGTTTGATCATACGCTCGGTGAGAGTTTCTATCACGACCGTTTGGCAGGGGTGGTGGAAGAGCTGACAAAGCTTGGGTTAACAACCAAGAGCGACGGGGCGATCTGTGTCTTCCTGGAAGGGTTTGACAGCCCCATGATCATCCAGAAACGCGATGGTGCATTTTTATACGCCACGACGGACTTGGCGACGCTCCAATACCGTCGTGACGAGTTTCAGCCGGACGAGATTCTCTATGTCGTGGATTCACGACAGGGGGAACACTTCCGCAAGTTCTTTGCCATGGCTGAGCCCCTGGGCATGGAAGGCGTTCAATTGGTCCATGTCAATTTCGGAACGGTATTGGGGCCGGATGGTCGTCCGATGAAGACTCGCAGTGGATCTTTGATTGGCTTGGAAAGCTTATTGAATGACGCTGTGAATCGGGCGAAAGAAGTGGTTTGCAATCCGGACCGATTGGCGACGATGGATCCCCCAATGGGCGGAGAAGAACAGCAGCAAATCGCCGAAATCGTTGGTATTGGTGCGATCAAGTACGCCGATCTCTCACATCACCGGACCAGTGATTACAAATTTGACGTCGACAAAATGGTTGCCCTGGAAGGCAACACAGCGACCTATGTGCAGTATTCTTACGCCCGAACTCAAAGCATTTTAAGGCGGGCCTCGGATGGCCAAGCCCTGCCTGCATTTGAACAAACGATTGAGGAAGCCAGCGCGACTCAAACGATGAACTTCACGCATCCTCATGAGCGTTCTTTGGCCTTGATGTTGATGCGGTTTGAAGAAGCGGTTGAACTCGTGCGACTGAATTATGCCCCCAACGCACTTTGTGATTACTTGTTTGAAACCGCAAAGACCTACTCTTCTTTCAATGAAAGTTGCCGTGTTCTTGGGAACGATGACCCCGCTGTGATGCAGACTCGATTGGCCCTGGTGGTGTTGACTGGCCGGGTGCTTAAGAAGGGATTGTCGCTGTTGGGAATTGACGTTGCCGAACGTATGTAA
- a CDS encoding LuxR C-terminal-related transcriptional regulator — translation MVQQLVTAMHRIAYRRPIAEDRLGVDRWLSTQFSTCSSVGLLGGDSAHSAADWAEVPLQSFRVSLTELRFESGVLILDQASRLIVWNQTLEDLFVEGEFRAMEFLPDSLPVAIVQMLGLGSELISSGATDLDYSFQAEDDRDRICLWDVSGIRHDVHLGAGAISAMLIRPVALLKTDAAEEGPSLSESLLVFQQFDSVDRQICEAIAMGDTTSEIATVVGLTRRSVEVRRAKILERLQFTRPVEIVRLVVRLEENGLL, via the coding sequence ATGGTCCAGCAACTAGTCACCGCTATGCATCGCATCGCATACCGTCGCCCGATTGCCGAGGATCGGCTGGGGGTGGATCGATGGTTGAGCACTCAGTTCAGTACATGTTCGAGTGTGGGATTGTTGGGCGGCGACTCGGCTCACTCCGCAGCTGACTGGGCGGAGGTTCCACTGCAGTCATTTCGTGTTTCGCTCACGGAATTGCGCTTTGAGTCCGGGGTTTTGATACTTGATCAAGCGAGCCGGTTGATCGTCTGGAATCAGACGCTCGAAGATTTGTTTGTCGAGGGTGAGTTCCGTGCCATGGAGTTCTTGCCTGACAGTCTTCCCGTGGCGATCGTTCAGATGTTGGGGCTTGGAAGTGAGCTGATTTCGTCGGGAGCGACCGACTTGGACTACTCCTTCCAAGCAGAAGATGATCGCGACCGCATTTGCCTTTGGGATGTGTCCGGCATTCGCCACGACGTCCATTTGGGGGCCGGTGCGATCAGTGCGATGTTGATCCGGCCCGTGGCGTTGTTGAAGACCGACGCAGCGGAGGAGGGGCCCTCATTGAGTGAATCGCTGTTGGTGTTTCAACAATTTGACTCCGTCGATCGGCAGATTTGCGAGGCCATCGCGATGGGGGACACAACCAGCGAAATTGCCACCGTGGTCGGTTTGACACGTCGCTCCGTCGAGGTCAGGCGAGCCAAGATTCTGGAGCGTCTTCAGTTCACCCGTCCGGTTGAGATTGTTCGTTTGGTGGTCCGGTTGGAAGAAAACGGTTTGCTATAG
- a CDS encoding fatty acid desaturase family protein yields MSSSSPDASCNAFRFSEARALIGDLQRPNQAIYWVDFLCSILVGHVFLHGIFLLPWFYGFTPQVWAGMGVCYVLTLILYMRALMFIHELVHLPEKGFTAFRVAWNALCGIFFFVPSFLYYPHVDHHRRKHYGTEHDGEYLPLSNRGPWLIAVFIGQALILPLLAIFRFAVISPLCWVVPRLRPIVHRHLSTMVVDPFYERPDASPKVMRIVLLQEALCFAWCVWFLIRGGILRDQWLDPFWLIAYAVGVGILVLNEVRTLGAHRWTNDGGEMSFSEQLLDSVNYPKHAWASELWGPIGTRYHALHHLFPRLPYHNLGKAHRRLTEGLPADSIYHQTSAESLVSEIAALWARAREARGRKAVSADASESTNVVAST; encoded by the coding sequence ATGAGCAGTTCCAGCCCAGACGCCTCTTGCAACGCATTCCGTTTTTCAGAGGCTCGCGCTCTCATCGGAGATTTGCAGCGCCCCAATCAAGCCATCTACTGGGTGGACTTTTTATGCTCGATTTTGGTGGGCCACGTGTTCTTGCACGGCATCTTTTTGTTGCCGTGGTTTTATGGATTCACGCCGCAGGTCTGGGCGGGGATGGGTGTCTGTTATGTGCTGACTCTGATTCTTTACATGCGGGCACTGATGTTCATTCACGAACTGGTGCACTTGCCAGAGAAAGGCTTCACCGCGTTTCGGGTCGCCTGGAATGCTCTGTGTGGGATCTTTTTCTTTGTGCCTTCGTTTCTCTATTATCCGCACGTCGACCACCACCGGCGGAAGCACTACGGGACGGAGCATGATGGGGAGTACTTGCCATTGAGCAACCGTGGGCCCTGGCTGATTGCTGTTTTCATTGGGCAAGCTCTGATTTTGCCGCTGTTGGCGATCTTTCGTTTCGCGGTGATCAGCCCGTTGTGTTGGGTCGTGCCTCGCTTGCGGCCGATCGTTCACAGGCATCTTTCGACGATGGTCGTCGATCCATTCTATGAGCGGCCCGATGCTTCGCCCAAAGTGATGCGAATCGTGTTGCTGCAGGAAGCTCTGTGCTTTGCCTGGTGCGTTTGGTTTTTGATTCGTGGTGGCATTCTTCGCGATCAATGGCTGGATCCGTTCTGGTTGATTGCCTATGCCGTGGGAGTTGGCATCTTGGTGCTCAACGAAGTCCGCACGCTCGGTGCTCATCGGTGGACCAATGATGGCGGCGAAATGAGTTTTTCAGAGCAGTTGCTGGATTCGGTGAACTACCCCAAGCACGCCTGGGCCAGCGAATTGTGGGGGCCGATCGGCACCCGCTATCACGCTCTGCATCACTTGTTCCCAAGACTTCCGTATCACAACCTCGGCAAGGCGCACCGCCGGCTCACGGAAGGTTTGCCAGCGGATTCGATCTATCACCAAACTTCCGCAGAATCGCTGGTCTCTGAAATTGCGGCACTTTGGGCGCGGGCGAGAGAAGCCCGAGGACGCAAGGCGGTTTCGGCGGACGCGTCCGAGTCCACCAATGTGGTTGCGTCGACTTGA
- a CDS encoding GAF domain-containing protein, producing the protein MILEMLSPTLDFREASRVVLEHLQSTTGLALWMITRTEDEAWIVLDRADPNHVYAVDSGDMIQWSDSFCQHMIEGTAPQIARQAQQIPQFAGSTISKKLRIGSYAGVPILDRDGELFGTLCGIDPEIQPEEFEAHLPLIQLLARLLGGFLSMELQLQALQRKSDRTSLHQMVDPTTTYFNREGWSRLIQRERERANRLGRPSNVLHVDIQLTAETDLSQVVAALKDEFGSDHLIGHIAADQFQVLLEDHEMSSVIQRGRSIQDRLAICGIASDCEGFNLKVAETAKIE; encoded by the coding sequence ATGATCCTTGAAATGCTGTCCCCGACGCTGGACTTTCGCGAAGCCAGTCGCGTGGTTTTAGAACATCTGCAGTCAACCACGGGGTTGGCCTTGTGGATGATCACTCGCACCGAAGACGAGGCCTGGATCGTGCTTGATCGCGCGGATCCGAATCACGTGTATGCCGTGGATTCCGGCGACATGATTCAGTGGTCCGATTCTTTTTGCCAGCACATGATCGAGGGAACCGCACCTCAGATCGCTCGACAAGCCCAGCAGATCCCGCAATTTGCTGGATCCACGATCTCAAAGAAACTTCGCATTGGATCCTATGCCGGCGTTCCGATCCTGGATCGCGACGGTGAACTCTTTGGCACCCTGTGTGGCATCGACCCGGAAATTCAGCCCGAGGAATTTGAAGCCCATCTGCCGCTGATTCAGTTGCTCGCCCGCCTGCTCGGCGGCTTCCTTTCGATGGAATTGCAGCTGCAAGCGTTGCAACGCAAAAGTGATCGCACATCCCTGCATCAAATGGTGGATCCAACCACCACCTATTTCAATCGAGAAGGCTGGAGTCGCCTGATCCAAAGAGAACGCGAACGTGCCAATCGCCTGGGACGCCCATCCAATGTTCTGCACGTGGACATCCAACTCACCGCTGAGACAGATTTGTCTCAGGTGGTCGCGGCCCTCAAGGACGAGTTCGGCTCCGACCATTTGATCGGGCACATCGCCGCCGACCAATTCCAAGTTTTGCTGGAAGACCATGAAATGTCTTCGGTGATCCAACGTGGGCGTTCGATTCAGGATCGCTTGGCAATTTGCGGAATCGCATCCGACTGCGAGGGGTTCAATCTCAAGGTTGCTGAGACCGCCAAGATCGAGTGA
- a CDS encoding NAD(P)/FAD-dependent oxidoreductase produces the protein MTPAANQSTEPHVVVVGAGAAGMMAAAEAARSGARVTVLEKNTKTGVKILMSGGTRCNITHDTDAKGITQAFGHAKRFLQPSIGKFSPADVIEMFHALGVATKREETGKIFPVSNRAVDVRDALHRSMLDAGVRLELRCSVQRIQPPSGDQNQWCVATESDGNAQELLADRVIVTSGGKSWPGCGTTGDGYDWLRALGHTIVSPRPALVPLVGGNDATHALSGLTLPDVNVSVFTPDHRSGKKPKLERRSSWLFTHFGFSGPAAMDVSGVMTAYDRIQDSTMRLDLTPQTSEAEIREILSKRSGDAGKRTVATILQQWVPSRLAVAICEQSHPTNAQCKLAELPSKECNLMVEKLKRWHLPVNGTRGFAKAEVTAGGVQLSEVDPRTMQSRLAKGLYIAGEILDVDGWIGGYNFQAAFSTGRAAGRAAAQWDDA, from the coding sequence TTGACACCAGCGGCCAACCAATCGACCGAGCCCCACGTTGTCGTTGTGGGTGCCGGAGCCGCGGGGATGATGGCGGCAGCGGAAGCAGCCCGCTCGGGTGCTCGCGTCACCGTCCTGGAAAAGAACACCAAAACAGGCGTCAAAATCCTGATGTCAGGCGGCACTCGCTGCAACATCACGCACGACACAGACGCCAAAGGAATCACCCAAGCCTTCGGGCACGCGAAGCGTTTTTTGCAACCGAGCATAGGCAAGTTTTCCCCCGCCGATGTGATCGAGATGTTTCACGCTCTCGGTGTGGCCACCAAACGCGAAGAGACCGGCAAAATCTTTCCGGTCAGCAACCGAGCCGTGGACGTTCGGGACGCGCTGCATCGCTCCATGCTGGACGCAGGCGTCCGATTGGAACTCCGCTGCTCCGTTCAAAGAATCCAGCCGCCTTCGGGAGACCAAAACCAATGGTGCGTTGCCACCGAATCGGATGGGAACGCTCAAGAATTGCTGGCCGACCGTGTCATCGTGACTTCCGGGGGCAAGAGCTGGCCCGGCTGCGGTACCACAGGCGATGGTTACGACTGGTTGCGAGCCCTGGGGCACACCATCGTGTCTCCACGCCCGGCATTGGTTCCTCTTGTTGGCGGCAACGACGCGACGCACGCACTCTCCGGCCTCACCCTGCCAGACGTCAACGTCTCGGTCTTCACCCCTGACCACCGATCGGGCAAGAAACCCAAACTGGAACGCCGATCCTCCTGGCTGTTCACCCACTTTGGATTCTCAGGCCCCGCCGCGATGGATGTCAGTGGAGTCATGACCGCCTACGACCGCATTCAAGACTCCACGATGCGTTTGGACCTCACGCCTCAAACCAGCGAAGCCGAAATTCGCGAGATCCTGAGCAAGCGATCAGGCGATGCGGGAAAGCGAACCGTTGCGACCATCCTCCAGCAATGGGTGCCATCTCGATTGGCGGTTGCCATTTGCGAACAGAGCCATCCGACGAACGCCCAGTGCAAACTGGCGGAACTGCCCAGCAAAGAATGCAACCTCATGGTCGAAAAACTCAAACGCTGGCACCTTCCCGTCAATGGAACGCGCGGGTTTGCCAAAGCGGAAGTCACCGCCGGCGGCGTTCAACTCAGTGAAGTCGATCCGCGGACGATGCAAAGCCGACTGGCGAAGGGACTGTACATCGCCGGAGAAATCCTGGACGTCGATGGGTGGATCGGTGGCTACAACTTCCAAGCAGCGTTCAGCACCGGCCGCGCCGCGGGAAGGGCCGCCGCACAATGGGACGACGCCTAA
- a CDS encoding adenylate/guanylate cyclase domain-containing protein → MPDLIAQGPGDGFRWRKGLPDLIAGAEVLLGRQSSGTPEPMVIQPSAGGASDTDTANPDSSEREHLPQRDRRRTRTIHWQVPWDPSISRCHAILTVLSNDRVQVHRDARARNPVFFRGRPRDRFVVVPGEHFVIGETTFTLARRPGFTDQVDQAPRDQSIQERAVDSSTPRPGPLPQAQRADMNSRAEGVTEMAFAASALRERDFRDTRRRIQLLARLPDIVAGSVDDEELLVRVSDTLLRATPSASAVAIVRAQVPDRSGTDEPLANPTGTSAAKPSDMKVLHYDCRENDLQQHAVSSRLVTTALQRRESVLHLWETERSGGVEFTAAENVDWAFCVPLSSEACAGWAIYVAGSRALGSNWKELADDSATLADRLGDDVKFAEVVGSLISGIRQTSHFQQRHLAMRRFFAPVVLDALSGQDPQSWLQPRQCELSVMFCDLRGFSRTSEMQSDQLLLLLEQVSAALGVMTRHILDTGGVIGDFHGDAAMGFWGWPLELQLPEPHQDLTVSAHLVASVLAAARAAAGIRMDYATGQTEFRCGIGIASGSAVAGRIGTVDQVKVTAFGPVVNLASRLEGLTKHFGVEVLMDDVSANALQAWLDMTSTSEDSQRFRRRKLGRVRVAGMKTPVDVYQLVVPSGQHQNLTDSQIEAYEKGWDEFASGDWDSAYQRLLELPAWDRPKDVLLRLILQHHRIAPAGWEGILDFPK, encoded by the coding sequence ATGCCTGATTTGATCGCTCAAGGTCCCGGGGATGGATTCCGATGGCGGAAAGGCCTTCCCGATCTGATTGCCGGCGCCGAAGTCCTGCTGGGGCGACAATCATCCGGCACTCCGGAACCAATGGTGATCCAGCCTTCCGCTGGCGGTGCATCGGACACCGACACGGCGAATCCCGATTCGTCCGAACGCGAACACCTTCCCCAGCGTGATCGACGTCGAACCCGAACCATCCACTGGCAAGTCCCCTGGGACCCATCGATCTCGCGCTGTCACGCGATCTTGACCGTGCTGAGCAACGATCGCGTCCAAGTTCACCGGGACGCGCGGGCGCGCAACCCCGTCTTTTTTCGAGGGCGTCCACGAGACCGGTTCGTGGTCGTTCCGGGGGAGCACTTCGTGATCGGCGAAACCACCTTCACACTTGCTCGTCGCCCTGGATTCACCGATCAAGTCGACCAAGCCCCCCGCGACCAATCCATCCAAGAGCGGGCGGTTGATTCGTCCACGCCGCGCCCAGGGCCCCTCCCGCAGGCACAGCGCGCGGACATGAACAGCAGGGCAGAAGGTGTCACCGAAATGGCCTTCGCCGCATCCGCTCTGCGTGAACGAGACTTCCGCGACACCCGGCGACGCATTCAATTGTTAGCTCGCCTTCCCGACATCGTTGCCGGCAGCGTCGATGACGAGGAACTCCTGGTGCGAGTTTCGGACACTTTGTTGCGAGCGACTCCCTCTGCTTCGGCAGTCGCGATCGTCCGTGCCCAGGTGCCTGATCGAAGTGGAACCGACGAACCGCTTGCCAACCCCACGGGAACCTCGGCGGCGAAACCGTCCGACATGAAGGTGTTGCATTACGATTGCCGAGAGAATGATCTGCAACAACATGCGGTCAGCTCTCGCTTGGTCACCACCGCGCTGCAGCGCCGAGAAAGTGTCCTGCATCTTTGGGAAACCGAACGCAGCGGCGGCGTGGAATTCACCGCCGCCGAAAATGTGGACTGGGCTTTCTGCGTGCCACTGAGCAGTGAAGCTTGTGCCGGATGGGCCATCTATGTGGCGGGGTCGCGTGCACTCGGATCCAACTGGAAAGAACTCGCGGACGACTCGGCAACCCTGGCGGATCGATTGGGCGATGACGTCAAGTTTGCCGAAGTCGTTGGATCGTTGATCTCAGGAATTCGGCAAACCTCCCACTTCCAACAACGCCACTTGGCGATGCGTCGCTTCTTTGCCCCCGTGGTGTTGGACGCGCTCTCAGGACAGGACCCACAGAGCTGGCTGCAACCCCGACAATGCGAACTCTCCGTGATGTTCTGTGACCTTCGAGGTTTTTCACGAACCTCGGAAATGCAGAGCGATCAATTGCTCTTGTTGCTCGAGCAGGTCAGCGCGGCGCTCGGTGTGATGACCCGGCACATCCTCGACACCGGGGGTGTGATCGGTGACTTCCATGGTGATGCCGCGATGGGATTCTGGGGCTGGCCGCTTGAGTTGCAGTTGCCCGAACCGCATCAAGACCTCACCGTCTCCGCCCATCTGGTTGCCAGTGTGCTTGCTGCCGCACGTGCCGCAGCAGGGATCCGGATGGACTACGCCACCGGGCAGACCGAATTTCGGTGCGGCATTGGCATCGCCTCGGGGTCAGCCGTCGCGGGGCGAATCGGAACGGTCGACCAAGTCAAAGTCACCGCCTTTGGACCGGTCGTGAACCTGGCCAGTCGGTTGGAAGGCCTGACGAAACACTTCGGGGTCGAAGTCCTGATGGACGATGTGTCCGCCAACGCGCTGCAGGCATGGCTCGACATGACCTCCACTTCCGAAGACAGCCAGAGGTTCCGACGACGCAAATTAGGACGGGTCCGAGTCGCAGGAATGAAGACTCCGGTCGACGTCTATCAGTTGGTCGTCCCCAGCGGCCAGCATCAAAATTTAACCGACTCCCAGATCGAAGCTTATGAAAAGGGCTGGGACGAATTTGCCAGCGGGGACTGGGACTCGGCCTACCAACGCCTCCTGGAACTTCCCGCTTGGGACCGGCCCAAAGACGTTCTACTTCGCTTGATTCTCCAACACCACCGGATCGCCCCAGCAGGCTGGGAAGGCATCCTCGACTTCCCGAAATAG